From Alosa sapidissima isolate fAloSap1 chromosome 2, fAloSap1.pri, whole genome shotgun sequence, one genomic window encodes:
- the LOC121697527 gene encoding granzyme B(G,H)-like, whose product MHPWSKIGSRVPDNISKREISQQRFDVCVYIPHPNYVPRTFEHGVMLLKLKTNAQLNEAVKVLELPTNTEKIPQGAMCEIAGWGRRVPGRRAESVLYEATVTLDKVRKCKKAWKKCFNTSHMTCSKSDGKDGVCQVI is encoded by the exons atg cacccctggtcaaaaataggttcccgcgTGCCTGACAACATCAGTAAGAGGGAGATAAGTCAACAGCGATTCGACGTCTGTGTCTACATCCCTCACCCAAACTACGTCCCCAGGACTTTTGAACATGGCGTCATGCTGCTGAAG CTGAAGACCAATGCTCAGCTGAACGAGGCTGTGAAGGTGCTGGAGCTCCCTACGAATACTGAGAAGATCCCACAAGGTGCGATGTGTGAGATAGCTGGGTGGGGACGCAGAGTCCCTGGACGACGAGCAGAGAGTGTCCTGTATGAAGCTACAGTCACGCTGGACAAGGTCAGGAAATGCAAAAAGGCATGGAAGAAGTGCTTTAACACATCCCATATGACCTGCAGCAAATCAGATGGAAAAGATGGAGTCTGTCAGGTAATATGA